Proteins encoded together in one Micromonospora kangleipakensis window:
- a CDS encoding NAD-dependent epimerase/dehydratase family protein: MAKVLVTGSAGFIGGYLVQELLGRGHEVVGIDNFSKYGPVTHSYDDHPRFRFVEGDARDVDLLTTLLDGCDHLVAGAAMIGGISYFHAYAYDLLATNERIMAATCDAAIRAHREGSLAKVTYLSSSMVFESTEHWPSKEGDERLIPPPLSSYGFQKLAVEYYARAAWEQYQLPYTIVRPFNCVGVGEGRALGQVEVLSGNVKLAMSHVVPDLVQKIVKGQDPLHILGEGGQVRHYTYGGDLARGIATAVEHPAAHNDDFNLSTAESTSVLELAELIWRKIKGPDVPFRHVSDEPFQYDVQKRVPDVTKSREVLGFAATTSLDEMLDEVIPWVTRAVEEGRL; the protein is encoded by the coding sequence GTGGCGAAAGTCCTGGTAACTGGTTCGGCCGGGTTCATCGGCGGCTACCTGGTGCAGGAGTTGCTGGGTCGGGGCCACGAGGTCGTCGGGATCGACAACTTCTCCAAGTACGGTCCGGTCACCCACAGCTACGACGACCACCCCCGCTTCCGGTTCGTCGAGGGCGACGCGCGCGACGTGGACCTGCTGACCACGCTGCTCGACGGCTGTGACCACCTGGTCGCGGGCGCGGCGATGATCGGCGGCATCTCCTACTTCCACGCGTACGCCTACGACCTGCTCGCCACCAACGAGCGCATCATGGCGGCCACCTGCGACGCGGCCATCCGCGCCCACCGCGAGGGCAGCCTGGCGAAGGTCACCTACCTCTCGTCCTCGATGGTCTTCGAGTCCACCGAGCACTGGCCCAGCAAGGAGGGCGACGAGCGGCTCATCCCGCCGCCGCTCTCCTCGTACGGGTTCCAGAAGCTGGCCGTGGAGTACTACGCCCGAGCCGCCTGGGAGCAGTACCAGCTGCCGTACACGATCGTGCGGCCGTTCAACTGCGTCGGCGTGGGGGAGGGGCGCGCGCTGGGCCAGGTCGAGGTGCTCTCCGGCAACGTGAAGCTGGCCATGTCGCACGTGGTGCCCGACCTGGTGCAGAAGATCGTCAAGGGGCAGGACCCGCTGCACATCCTCGGCGAGGGCGGCCAGGTGCGGCACTACACCTACGGCGGAGACCTGGCCCGGGGCATCGCCACCGCGGTCGAGCACCCGGCCGCCCACAACGACGACTTCAACCTCTCCACCGCCGAGTCGACCAGCGTGCTGGAGCTGGCCGAGCTGATCTGGCGCAAGATCAAGGGTCCGGACGTGCCGTTCCGGCACGTCTCCGACGAACCCTTCCAGTACGACGTGCAGAAGCGGGTGCCGGACGTGACGAAGTCCCGCGAGGTGCTCGGCTTCGCCGCCACCACGTCGCTGGACGAGATGCTCGACGAGGTCATCCCGTGGGTGACCCGGGCGGTCGAGGAGGGCCGCCTCTGA
- the pheT gene encoding phenylalanine--tRNA ligase subunit beta has protein sequence MRVSVSWLREYVDLPADLPVGDLEQALVDLGIEVESIVDLRETVTGPLVVGEVLEIEELTGFKKPIRFCRVDVGAANGTGEPQEIVCGATNFAPGDRVVVILPGGVLPGNFVIGARKTYGRNSNGMICSAKELGLGDDHSGIIVLPEDTTAKPGDDARPVVGLDDVVVELEITPDRGYALSVRGLTRELSHALGVPFRDPALAPAPGGTERPAYPVEVRDPVGCDRFAARMVRGVDPTAQTPGWMARRLTVAGIRSISLPVDITNYLMLELGQPMHAFDADRISGPLVVRRAEPGEKLTTLDGVTRTLAAEDMVICDDTGPISLAAVMGGETSEVIASTTDVLFEAAHWDPAMVGRTARRHKLFSEAAKRWERGVDPALPLVALERAVRLLTEHAGGTVGDEILDIDHVRPRTPVTLPADLPSRRVGVAYPPERVVELLEQVGCTVVRGADRLAEDPGEVGVAAGGGDVLTVTPPSWRPDLTDPADLVEEVVRLDGYDRVPSVLPTAPAGRGLTWQQQRRRAVARSLAERGYVEVLAHPFVSAERADQLGLPADDPRRAAVRVANPLSEEEPLLRTTLLGPLLGIAKRNVGRGLRDVAIYEIGAVFHPRPGAGAPPAMGVDRRPTDEEFAAADAVVPDQPRHVAAVLAGEIEPAGWWGAGRAAGWADAVEAGRAVLAAAGIPADRVTVRAAEYAPWHPGRCAELLVDDTVVGHAGELHPAVVATLELPRRTSAMELDLDALPAAPLVTGPAISTFPPALIDVALVVDESVPAAEVQRALTEGAGELLEDVRLFDVYASEQLGAGRKSLAYKLTFRAPDRTLTVDEAVAARDAAVAEAARRFGATLRGA, from the coding sequence ATGCGAGTTTCTGTCAGTTGGCTGCGGGAGTACGTCGACCTCCCCGCCGACCTGCCCGTCGGTGACCTGGAGCAGGCGCTGGTCGACCTCGGCATCGAGGTCGAGTCCATCGTGGACCTGCGGGAGACGGTCACCGGTCCGCTGGTGGTCGGCGAGGTCCTGGAGATCGAGGAGCTGACCGGCTTCAAGAAGCCGATCCGGTTCTGCCGCGTCGACGTCGGCGCCGCCAACGGCACCGGCGAGCCGCAGGAGATCGTCTGCGGGGCGACGAACTTCGCCCCCGGCGACCGGGTCGTGGTGATCCTCCCCGGCGGTGTGCTGCCCGGGAACTTCGTCATCGGCGCGCGCAAGACCTACGGACGCAACTCCAACGGCATGATCTGCTCCGCCAAGGAGCTGGGCCTGGGTGACGACCACTCGGGCATCATCGTGCTGCCCGAGGACACCACGGCCAAGCCCGGCGACGACGCCCGGCCGGTGGTCGGCCTCGACGACGTGGTGGTCGAGCTGGAGATCACCCCGGACCGCGGCTACGCGCTCAGCGTCCGGGGCCTCACCCGGGAGCTGTCGCACGCCCTTGGCGTGCCGTTCCGCGACCCGGCCCTGGCCCCCGCGCCCGGCGGCACCGAGCGGCCGGCGTACCCGGTCGAGGTGCGCGACCCGGTCGGCTGCGACCGGTTCGCCGCCCGGATGGTCCGCGGCGTCGACCCGACCGCGCAGACCCCCGGCTGGATGGCGCGGCGGCTCACGGTGGCCGGCATCCGCAGCATCTCGCTGCCGGTCGACATCACCAACTACCTGATGCTCGAACTCGGCCAGCCGATGCACGCCTTCGACGCCGATCGGATCAGCGGCCCGCTGGTGGTCCGCCGCGCCGAGCCGGGGGAGAAGCTGACCACCCTGGACGGGGTCACCCGCACCCTGGCCGCCGAGGACATGGTGATCTGCGACGACACCGGGCCCATCTCGCTCGCCGCCGTGATGGGCGGCGAGACCAGCGAGGTGATCGCCTCCACCACCGACGTGCTCTTCGAGGCGGCGCACTGGGACCCGGCGATGGTCGGCCGGACCGCCCGCCGGCACAAGCTGTTCAGCGAGGCGGCGAAGCGCTGGGAGCGGGGCGTCGACCCGGCCCTGCCGCTGGTCGCCCTGGAGCGCGCGGTGCGGCTGCTCACCGAGCACGCCGGCGGCACGGTCGGCGACGAGATCCTCGACATCGACCACGTCCGGCCGCGTACCCCGGTCACCCTGCCGGCGGACCTGCCGTCCCGGCGGGTCGGGGTGGCGTACCCGCCGGAGCGGGTGGTCGAGCTGCTGGAGCAGGTGGGCTGCACCGTGGTCCGGGGCGCCGACCGCCTCGCCGAGGACCCGGGCGAGGTCGGGGTGGCCGCGGGCGGCGGCGACGTGCTCACCGTCACCCCGCCGAGCTGGCGGCCCGACCTGACCGACCCGGCCGACCTGGTCGAGGAGGTGGTCCGCCTCGACGGGTACGACCGGGTGCCGTCGGTGCTGCCGACCGCGCCCGCCGGCCGCGGCCTCACCTGGCAGCAGCAGCGCCGCCGGGCGGTCGCCCGGTCGCTCGCCGAGCGCGGGTACGTCGAGGTCCTCGCGCACCCGTTCGTCTCCGCCGAGCGGGCCGACCAGCTCGGCCTGCCGGCCGACGACCCGCGCCGGGCGGCGGTCCGGGTGGCCAACCCGCTCTCCGAGGAGGAGCCGCTGCTGCGCACCACGCTGCTCGGCCCGCTGCTCGGCATCGCGAAGCGCAACGTCGGCCGGGGCCTGCGGGACGTGGCGATCTACGAGATCGGCGCGGTCTTCCACCCGCGTCCGGGAGCCGGCGCCCCGCCGGCCATGGGCGTGGACCGTCGGCCCACCGACGAGGAGTTCGCCGCCGCCGACGCGGTGGTGCCGGACCAGCCGCGGCACGTCGCCGCGGTGCTCGCCGGTGAGATCGAGCCGGCCGGCTGGTGGGGCGCGGGTCGGGCGGCCGGCTGGGCGGACGCGGTCGAGGCCGGCCGGGCCGTTCTCGCCGCCGCCGGCATCCCGGCCGACCGGGTGACCGTCCGGGCCGCCGAGTACGCCCCCTGGCACCCGGGCCGCTGCGCCGAGCTGCTGGTGGACGACACGGTGGTCGGGCACGCCGGTGAGCTGCACCCGGCCGTGGTGGCGACCCTGGAGCTGCCCCGTCGGACCAGCGCCATGGAGCTGGACCTGGACGCGCTACCCGCCGCACCGCTGGTGACCGGGCCGGCGATCTCCACCTTCCCGCCGGCGCTGATCGACGTGGCGCTGGTGGTGGACGAGTCGGTCCCGGCCGCCGAGGTGCAGCGGGCCCTCACCGAGGGGGCCGGCGAGCTGCTCGAGGACGTCCGGCTCTTCGACGTGTACGCCTCGGAGCAGCTCGGCGCGGGGCGCAAGTCGCTTGCGTACAAGCTGACCTTCCGGGCCCCGGACCGGACGCTGACCGTCGACGAGGCGGTGGCGGCCCGGGACGCGGCGGTCGCCGAGGCGGCCCGCCGCTTCGGCGCCACCCTGCGCGGCGCCTGA
- the pheS gene encoding phenylalanine--tRNA ligase subunit alpha, producing MSYRNDPYDPKQVALLDPDALAGAVADAEKAFAAAADPDALTALRPAHLGDRSPVSLARREIGALPPAAKSDAGKRVNEARRAIEAAYAARQETLEREQAERVLVEERVDVALPYDRRPRGARHPLSTLMEQISDFFVGMGYEVAEGPEVELEWTNFDALNIPADHPARGLMDTFHIAPPEGAESSGLVLRTHTSPVQARTMLTRKPPIYVIVPGRAYRTDELDATHAPVFHQVEGLVVDKGITMAHLRGTLDHFAKAMFGEGAKTRFRPHYFPFTEPSAEFDVWFPEHRRGPQWVEWGGCGMVNPRVLRACGIDPEVYSGFAFGMGIDRTVMFRHGVSDMRDMVEGDVRFTRAFGV from the coding sequence ATGAGCTACCGCAACGATCCGTACGACCCGAAGCAGGTCGCCCTGCTCGACCCGGACGCCCTGGCCGGGGCCGTGGCCGACGCCGAGAAGGCGTTCGCCGCCGCCGCCGACCCGGACGCGTTGACCGCGCTGCGCCCCGCGCACCTCGGTGACCGGTCCCCGGTCTCGCTGGCGCGGCGGGAGATCGGCGCGCTGCCGCCGGCCGCCAAGTCGGACGCCGGCAAGCGGGTCAACGAGGCCCGCCGCGCCATCGAGGCCGCGTACGCCGCCCGGCAGGAGACCCTGGAGCGCGAACAGGCCGAGCGGGTGCTGGTCGAGGAGCGGGTCGACGTCGCCCTGCCGTACGACCGCCGGCCGCGCGGCGCCCGGCACCCGCTGAGCACCCTGATGGAGCAGATCAGCGACTTCTTCGTCGGGATGGGCTACGAGGTGGCCGAGGGTCCCGAGGTCGAGCTGGAGTGGACCAACTTCGACGCGCTGAACATCCCCGCCGACCACCCGGCGCGCGGCCTGATGGACACCTTCCACATCGCACCGCCGGAGGGCGCGGAGAGCTCCGGGCTGGTGCTGCGCACGCACACCTCGCCGGTGCAGGCGCGCACGATGCTGACCCGCAAGCCGCCGATCTACGTGATCGTGCCCGGCCGGGCCTACCGCACCGACGAGCTGGACGCCACCCACGCCCCGGTCTTCCACCAGGTCGAGGGCCTGGTCGTGGACAAGGGCATCACCATGGCGCACCTGCGCGGCACGCTGGACCACTTCGCCAAGGCGATGTTCGGCGAGGGGGCCAAGACCCGCTTCCGGCCGCACTACTTCCCGTTCACCGAGCCGTCGGCCGAGTTCGACGTCTGGTTCCCCGAGCACCGCAGGGGGCCCCAGTGGGTCGAGTGGGGCGGCTGCGGCATGGTCAACCCGCGGGTGCTGCGCGCCTGCGGCATCGACCCGGAGGTCTACTCCGGATTCGCGTTCGGTATGGGCATCGACCGGACCGTGATGTTCCGGCACGGGGTCAGCGACATGCGGGACATGGTCGAGGGGGACGTGCGGTTCACCCGCGCGTTCGGGGTCTGA
- the rplT gene encoding 50S ribosomal protein L20, whose protein sequence is MARVKRAVNAQKKRRTLLETASGYRGQRSRLYRKAKEQVLHSMQYAYRDRRDRKGDFRQLWIQRINAGARANGMTYNRLIQGLRLAGIEVDRKILADLAVNDAAAFAAIVELARAAVAAEGTGGAAAQAA, encoded by the coding sequence ATGGCACGCGTCAAGCGGGCTGTGAACGCCCAGAAGAAGCGTCGTACCCTGCTGGAGACCGCGAGCGGTTACCGCGGTCAGCGCTCCCGCCTGTACCGCAAGGCCAAGGAGCAGGTGCTGCACTCGATGCAGTACGCCTACCGGGACCGTCGCGACCGCAAGGGCGACTTCCGGCAGCTCTGGATCCAGCGGATCAACGCTGGCGCCCGGGCCAACGGCATGACCTACAACCGGCTGATCCAGGGCCTGCGCCTGGCCGGCATCGAGGTCGACCGCAAGATCCTGGCCGACCTGGCCGTCAACGACGCCGCGGCGTTCGCCGCGATCGTCGAGCTGGCCCGCGCCGCCGTGGCGGCCGAGGGCACCGGTGGCGCCGCGGCTCAGGCCGCCTGA
- a CDS encoding glycosyltransferase family 2 protein, producing MTPRVSVIVPVYNEGEAILRCLERMLREMLLPAEVLIVHDMPEDTTVPYVEQIARTDPRVRAVLNTYGRGPANAIRFGIDVALAPVVVVTMADGCDDPRQIDELARLVDRGVVVAAASRYMPGGQQVGGPRLKRMMSRWAGRSLYTFARVGTRDATNSFKAYDTAFVREVGIESRTGFEIGLELTAKANRLRLPVAEIPTIWLDRPLGESHFDLGRFLPGYLRWYLFAYGRRLSRERLVARAASSRSSGVPAPREPHDSTEYEKTA from the coding sequence GTGACGCCGCGGGTGTCGGTGATCGTGCCGGTCTACAACGAGGGCGAGGCGATTCTGCGCTGCCTGGAGCGGATGCTGCGCGAAATGCTGCTTCCGGCCGAGGTGCTGATCGTGCACGACATGCCGGAGGACACCACGGTCCCGTACGTGGAGCAGATCGCCCGCACCGACCCGCGGGTGCGCGCGGTGCTCAACACCTACGGCCGGGGCCCGGCGAACGCCATTCGGTTCGGCATCGACGTGGCCCTCGCCCCGGTCGTGGTGGTGACGATGGCCGACGGCTGCGACGACCCGCGCCAGATCGACGAGCTGGCCCGGCTGGTGGACCGGGGCGTGGTGGTCGCGGCCGCGTCCCGCTACATGCCGGGCGGCCAGCAGGTGGGCGGGCCCCGGTTGAAGCGGATGATGTCCCGCTGGGCCGGGCGCAGCCTCTACACCTTCGCCCGGGTCGGCACCCGGGACGCCACCAACAGTTTCAAGGCCTATGACACCGCATTCGTCCGCGAGGTGGGGATCGAGTCGCGGACCGGCTTCGAGATCGGGCTCGAGTTGACCGCCAAGGCCAACCGGCTGCGCCTGCCGGTCGCCGAGATTCCCACGATCTGGTTGGACCGGCCGCTCGGGGAGTCCCACTTCGACCTGGGTCGGTTCCTCCCCGGTTACCTGCGCTGGTACCTCTTCGCCTACGGTCGACGGCTGAGCCGGGAGAGGCTGGTGGCCCGGGCTGCCAGCTCGCGGTCGTCCGGGGTGCCGGCACCACGCGAACCGCATGACAGCACCGAGTACGAGAAGACCGCTTAG
- the argC gene encoding N-acetyl-gamma-glutamyl-phosphate reductase, with the protein MGIRVAVAGASGYAGGELLRLVAGHPEFDLVAATAHAQAGQPVAAVHPQLAGLDLVLGATDPEALADADLVFLALPHGGSAALAAALPESVKVVDLGADHRLRDADAWARYYGGPHAGAWTYGLPELPGQRAAIAAATRVASTGCYAVATTLALAPLIAAGAVLPTDVVVVAASGTSGAGRAAKAHLLGSEVMADLSPYKVGAHQHVPEIKQATGATSLSFTPVLAPMPRGILATVTAVPTGDAHPRAVLTAAYADAPFVHVLPEEAWPHTAATTGANSCHLQATVDVDSGRVIVVSAIDNLGKGAAGQAVQNANLMFGLPETAGLSTFGVAP; encoded by the coding sequence ATGGGCATCCGAGTCGCGGTCGCCGGGGCCAGCGGTTACGCCGGGGGCGAGCTGCTGCGCCTGGTCGCCGGGCACCCGGAGTTCGACCTGGTCGCCGCCACCGCACACGCGCAGGCCGGCCAGCCGGTCGCCGCCGTACACCCGCAGCTCGCGGGCCTGGACCTGGTGCTCGGGGCGACCGACCCGGAAGCCCTGGCCGACGCGGACCTGGTCTTCCTGGCCCTGCCGCACGGCGGGTCGGCGGCCCTGGCCGCGGCCCTGCCCGAGTCGGTCAAGGTGGTCGACCTCGGCGCCGACCACCGGCTGCGCGACGCCGACGCCTGGGCCCGGTACTACGGCGGCCCGCACGCCGGCGCCTGGACCTACGGCCTGCCCGAGCTGCCCGGCCAGCGGGCCGCCATCGCCGCCGCGACCCGGGTGGCCAGCACCGGCTGCTACGCGGTGGCCACCACCCTGGCCCTCGCGCCGCTGATCGCCGCGGGCGCGGTCCTCCCCACCGACGTGGTGGTGGTCGCCGCCTCCGGCACCTCCGGCGCCGGCCGGGCCGCCAAGGCCCACCTGCTCGGCAGCGAGGTGATGGCCGATCTGTCGCCCTACAAGGTCGGCGCCCACCAGCACGTGCCGGAGATCAAGCAGGCCACCGGCGCGACCAGCCTCTCCTTCACTCCGGTGCTCGCCCCCATGCCGCGCGGCATCCTCGCCACGGTCACCGCCGTGCCCACCGGCGACGCCCACCCGCGCGCGGTGCTCACCGCGGCGTACGCGGACGCCCCCTTCGTGCACGTGCTGCCCGAGGAGGCCTGGCCGCACACCGCCGCCACCACCGGCGCGAACTCCTGCCACCTCCAGGCCACCGTCGACGTCGACTCCGGCCGGGTGATCGTGGTCAGCGCCATCGACAACCTCGGCAAGGGCGCCGCCGGCCAGGCCGTGCAGAACGCCAACCTCATGTTCGGCCTCCCCGAGACCGCCGGCCTCTCGACCTTCGGAGTGGCACCGTGA
- a CDS encoding TrmH family RNA methyltransferase → MQSPSRGRRLDAVSGPFTPRTPRVVAARRLQRRRDREAAGRFLAEGPQAVREALARAGTVTELFGTPAALDRYADLAAQAARADVPVSEVTEEGLAALAETVAPQGVVAVCRHLDIPLATALSRGPRLVAVLAEIRDPGNAGTVLRTADAAGAGAVVFAGDAVDPYNGKCVRASAGSLFHVDVVRAPDPRQVVDALRTAGLSVFATTGYGDTDLDDLADAGRLATPTAWLFGSEAHGLPEELTAAADARVRVPLHGRAESLNLAAAAAVCLYASARALR, encoded by the coding sequence ATGCAGTCACCATCGCGCGGGAGGCGCCTCGACGCTGTCTCCGGCCCGTTCACCCCGCGTACCCCCAGGGTGGTCGCCGCCCGCCGGCTCCAGCGCCGCCGGGACCGCGAGGCCGCCGGCCGGTTCCTGGCCGAGGGCCCGCAGGCGGTCCGCGAGGCCCTGGCCCGCGCCGGGACGGTCACCGAGCTGTTCGGTACGCCGGCCGCCCTCGACCGGTACGCCGACCTCGCGGCGCAGGCCGCCCGGGCCGACGTGCCCGTCTCCGAGGTGACCGAGGAGGGGCTCGCCGCGCTCGCCGAGACCGTCGCCCCGCAGGGAGTGGTCGCCGTCTGCCGGCACCTCGACATACCCCTGGCGACCGCCCTGTCCCGCGGCCCGCGGCTGGTCGCGGTGCTCGCCGAGATCCGCGACCCGGGCAACGCCGGCACCGTGCTGCGGACCGCCGACGCGGCCGGCGCCGGGGCGGTGGTCTTCGCCGGCGACGCGGTCGACCCGTACAACGGCAAGTGCGTGCGGGCCTCGGCCGGCAGCCTCTTCCACGTCGACGTGGTCCGCGCCCCCGACCCCCGCCAGGTGGTCGATGCGCTACGGACGGCCGGGCTCTCCGTTTTCGCGACCACCGGGTACGGCGACACCGACCTGGACGACCTGGCCGACGCCGGCCGGCTCGCCACGCCCACCGCCTGGCTCTTCGGCTCCGAGGCGCACGGGCTGCCCGAGGAGCTGACCGCCGCCGCCGACGCCCGGGTCCGAGTGCCGCTGCACGGGCGCGCCGAGAGCCTGAACCTGGCTGCGGCCGCCGCCGTCTGCCTGTACGCTTCAGCCAGAGCACTGCGTTGA
- a CDS encoding nucleotide sugar dehydrogenase encodes MSEDPVPPPISVDVCIVGGCGRVGLPLGIAFASRGLSVVLYDINADAVATVNAGILPFAEPGAAEALTEAVTAGRLRASTDPVSVGTSEHLVVVVGTPVDEHLNPDLGAVPRALERCAEHLRDGQLVVLRSTVYPGVTALTEKLLVGKGIRADVAFCPERIAEGRAMTELFALPQIVAARTPHALARAEKLFRHLTEEIVPLEPEEAELAKLFTNTWRYIKFATANQFWMMANDFGLDFARIRHAVAHDYPRAADLPMPGFAAGPCLFKDTMQLAAFNRNNFVLGHSAMLINEGLPLYLVSRLEDRFDLADLTVGILGMAFKGGSDDPRESLAYKLRKILALKTRETLCTDPYVADDRLVDLDEVLRRADLLVIAAPHEQYARLETDRPVIDMWGLTGTGVRV; translated from the coding sequence ATGTCCGAGGATCCGGTTCCGCCACCCATCTCCGTCGACGTCTGCATCGTCGGCGGCTGTGGTCGGGTCGGTCTGCCGCTGGGCATCGCGTTCGCCTCCCGCGGCCTCTCCGTCGTGCTGTATGACATCAACGCCGACGCGGTCGCCACGGTGAACGCCGGCATCCTTCCCTTCGCCGAGCCGGGCGCCGCCGAGGCGCTCACCGAGGCGGTGACCGCCGGCCGGCTGAGGGCCAGCACCGACCCGGTCAGCGTGGGCACCTCCGAGCACCTGGTCGTGGTCGTCGGAACCCCGGTCGACGAGCACCTCAACCCGGACCTGGGTGCGGTGCCCCGGGCGCTGGAGCGCTGCGCCGAGCACCTGCGCGACGGTCAGCTGGTGGTGCTGCGCAGCACCGTCTACCCGGGGGTGACGGCGCTGACCGAGAAGCTGCTGGTCGGCAAGGGCATCCGCGCCGACGTGGCGTTCTGCCCGGAGCGGATCGCGGAGGGCCGGGCGATGACGGAGCTGTTCGCGCTGCCGCAGATCGTCGCCGCCCGTACGCCGCACGCCCTCGCCCGGGCGGAGAAGCTCTTCCGCCACTTGACCGAGGAGATCGTGCCGCTCGAGCCGGAGGAGGCCGAGCTGGCGAAGTTGTTCACCAACACCTGGCGGTACATCAAGTTCGCCACCGCGAACCAGTTCTGGATGATGGCCAACGACTTCGGGCTCGACTTCGCCCGGATCCGGCACGCGGTCGCCCACGACTACCCGCGCGCCGCCGATCTGCCGATGCCCGGTTTCGCCGCCGGCCCCTGCCTGTTCAAGGACACCATGCAGCTGGCCGCGTTCAACCGGAACAACTTCGTGCTCGGCCACTCCGCGATGCTGATCAACGAAGGGCTGCCGCTCTACCTGGTGTCCCGGCTGGAGGACCGGTTCGACCTGGCGGACCTGACCGTGGGCATCCTCGGGATGGCCTTCAAGGGCGGCAGCGACGACCCGCGGGAGAGCCTGGCGTACAAGCTGCGCAAGATCCTGGCGCTGAAGACCCGGGAGACGCTCTGCACCGACCCGTACGTCGCCGACGACCGCCTGGTCGACCTGGACGAGGTGCTGCGTCGGGCGGACCTGCTGGTGATCGCCGCCCCGCACGAGCAGTACGCCCGGCTGGAGACCGACCGACCGGTCATCGACATGTGGGGCCTGACCGGGACCGGGGTGCGGGTGTGA
- the argJ gene encoding bifunctional glutamate N-acetyltransferase/amino-acid acetyltransferase ArgJ — MTVTTPRGFRAAGVAAGLKSSGAADIALVVNDGPDAGIAGVFTANRVKAAPVLWSQQVVRGGVVRAVVLNSGGANACTGPAGFQDTHATAEHTAAALTSSSNRLILGAGEVAVCSTGLIGERLPMQKLLPGVRAAIRGLARDGGAAAAEAIMTTDTRSKTTAAKGSGWTVGGMAKGAGMLAPAMATMLCVLTTDAVAGPETLDAALRAATRVTFDRIDSDGCMSTNDTVLLLASGASGIEPTQAELTAAVTAACHDLAQQLIADAEGATKQIAIDVVGAADEDDAVEVGRSVARNTLVKTALFGNDPNWGRILAAVGTTSAAFEPDGVDVAVNGVWVCRSGAAAEDRSKMDLTGRDVTIRIDLHAGDAAATIWTNDLSHAYVHENSAYST, encoded by the coding sequence GTGACCGTCACCACCCCTCGGGGCTTCCGGGCCGCCGGGGTCGCCGCCGGGCTCAAGAGCAGCGGCGCCGCCGATATCGCCCTCGTCGTCAACGACGGCCCCGACGCCGGGATCGCCGGCGTCTTCACCGCCAACCGGGTCAAGGCCGCGCCGGTGCTCTGGAGCCAGCAGGTGGTCCGGGGCGGTGTGGTCCGCGCCGTGGTGCTCAACTCCGGCGGCGCCAACGCCTGCACCGGCCCCGCCGGATTCCAGGACACCCACGCCACCGCCGAGCACACCGCCGCCGCGCTCACCTCCAGCAGCAACCGGCTGATCCTCGGCGCCGGCGAGGTGGCGGTCTGCTCCACCGGCCTGATCGGCGAGCGGCTGCCGATGCAGAAACTCCTCCCCGGCGTGCGGGCCGCCATCCGCGGGCTCGCCCGCGACGGCGGCGCGGCGGCGGCCGAGGCGATCATGACCACCGACACCCGGTCGAAGACCACCGCCGCCAAGGGCAGCGGCTGGACCGTCGGCGGCATGGCCAAGGGCGCCGGGATGCTCGCCCCGGCCATGGCCACCATGCTCTGCGTCCTCACAACCGACGCGGTGGCCGGGCCGGAGACCCTCGACGCCGCGCTGCGCGCCGCCACCCGGGTCACCTTCGACCGGATCGACTCCGACGGCTGCATGTCCACCAACGACACGGTGCTGCTGCTGGCCAGCGGCGCGTCCGGCATCGAGCCGACCCAGGCCGAGCTGACCGCCGCGGTCACCGCCGCCTGCCACGACCTGGCCCAGCAGCTCATCGCCGACGCCGAGGGCGCCACCAAGCAGATCGCGATCGACGTGGTGGGCGCCGCCGACGAGGACGACGCGGTCGAGGTGGGCCGCTCGGTGGCCCGCAACACCCTGGTCAAGACCGCGCTCTTCGGCAACGACCCGAACTGGGGCCGGATCCTCGCGGCCGTCGGCACCACCTCGGCCGCGTTCGAACCGGACGGCGTGGACGTCGCGGTCAACGGGGTCTGGGTGTGCCGCTCCGGCGCCGCCGCCGAGGACCGGTCCAAGATGGACCTGACCGGGCGGGACGTCACCATCCGGATCGACCTGCACGCCGGCGACGCGGCGGCGACGATCTGGACCAACGACCTGTCGCACGCGTACGTGCACGAGAACTCGGCGTACTCGACATGA